In the genome of Lathyrus oleraceus cultivar Zhongwan6 chromosome 4, CAAS_Psat_ZW6_1.0, whole genome shotgun sequence, the window gcatttagcagggtttaagcgcagtctgtatttcctcaatcttacaaacaacttcttcagatgaataacatgctcctcttctgtctgagacttggcaatcatgtcatccacatagacttcaatctccttatgtatcatatcatggaaaagagtcaccatggccctttgataggttgccccaacatttttcaggccgaaaggcattaccttataacagaaagtgccccatggtgtaatgaaagttgttttctccatatcttcgggagacattttaatctgattatatcctgagaatccgtccatgaaggagaatacagagaactgagctgtgttatctaccaatacatcaatgtgaggtaacggaaaatcatctttgggactagctctattcaggtctctgtagtctacacacattcgaacttttccatctttctttggaactggcacaatattagcAATCCACTGCGAGTAAGTTGCAACAcctagaaaacctgcatcaaactgcttcttgacctcttctctgatcttgacagccatgtctggtcgagttcttctcaacttctgcttgatggGCGGGCATTCCGCCTTCAAcggcagcttgtgcacaactatgtcggtgtcgagtcctggcatatcctaatatgaccaagcaaacacatccatatattcatgtagtagcttgactagttcctccttcacatttttttttcaaagcagttccgaccttgacttcctttctatcctccccagtccccagattgatcacatccactggttcctgatgaggctgaatcatcttttcctcttgtttcaaaagtctggtcaactcttctgggagttcacagtcttccttaccatcctcttcagcttggttaatTGGGAGGTCGAAGTCATAGGGAATTATAGCATTGTCGTGTTCAACGGATCCAGTTATTAATGATCTGCATGGAAATGATTTTTTCTTTTTAGcggaagattttgaaaaatgaaagtgatgtgaaatcaaaattgccattttttaatttttttgtttgtttgtttgtaaaaaaattaaaaagatgAAAGACAGGGATCTCAAAAAAATGTGCTTTGTATTGATGATAAGGCTTAAATATTAACACAAAATGGGCCCTACAAAGCTATCCATATGCCTTGGGCGTGGCATTGGATGTTTTTAGAAAACAGTAAATTACTTTGAAAAAGAAACTATATCCGGAACATCTGTTGCCTTCCAGTTAGTGAGAGCGGCATCCGGAGGTCCACGAAACACCATCTTGGACAAATCTGgatcttcatcttcaagagcattcacttgatCATCACTTCGGAAACCAGCTTTGGAGAATATTTCCTGGATGCTAGGAACCTTCCCATGATGTATCTTCTGATCTTTGAAAAGTTCAATAGGCGGCTGATATCCTAATCCACACTTGTCTTTCTTCTCTGGTAATTCAATCAATGTGCCCCAACTTCCAGGGCAACCAGCTTCAATTGCAGCTTTCACACTCTTCCACGAGGACATGACCCTCTtgggttcttcaacaagttttggcttagtctggaccacattgaccacttcaagggcttggagaggagtttcaacaatgtcttcacctacttcaatgtatctgaaagaagtcaaatggttgacgaaaatatcttcctctccggatactgataccagcttaccagaagtaacaaacttcagcttctggtgaagtgtcgaggtgacagctccagcagcatggatccaaggtctgcctaacagacagctataggcaggcctaatatccattacctggaaggtaatacagaaagtttgagggccaatcaggattgggaggtcaatctccccaataactgttttcttagacccatcaaaagctttcactatcaAAGCATTGGGTTTCATCTGCACCCCTTCAATATTCAATTGTGCCAGGGTAGTCTTAGGTAACACGTTCAAGGATGAACCTGTATCCACCAGTACTCGAGCCAAAGTAACATTTGTACACTGAATGGAGATATGAAGCGCCATATTATGTTCTCGCCCATTATGGGGTAAATCATCATCAGTGAACATCAAACAACTACTAGCATTGAGATTAGCAACCACATTATCAAACTGAATAACACTGATGTCTTCTGCCACATAAGCTTCGTTCAAGAACTTCAATAGATCAGTCctatgagcctcagaactcataagtagagaaagaatggagatttttgaaggagtttggttgagctgatctacgaccttgtagtcactcttcttgatgcTTTTCAATAATTCTCTATCCTCTTCAGCAGTCACTGCTTTCTTAAATGAGCCTTCTCCTGTTTCTGGAGGATTCACCTCTTTCCCCTTCGTTGGTTCAACTGTTGGTGCACTTTCTTTGTTTGGGATCACTTCAGGAGCGAAAACCCTTCCACTTCGAGTCACACCACTAGCTCCAGCGATGTTAGTCACATTTGGCTCTTTCAAGATTACTGGTTTGTTACCCACATAAACTACAGGCTCATAGTTCCAAGGCACGGCTTTGGTACTGTCAAATGAGAATGGAGCGGGAACATGGATAACCATGGGCTCAATCTTCTTCACTGGCTCTAGGTCAACATTTCTCTGATAAGGGACCACAAAAGGATTGGGAAGCCTCTCTTGATCAAACACAGGCACAATCACAGAAACGTCCTCATCAATCTTTGCTCTAGTGAACTGAATAACCCGCTGATCCATCAAACATTGAAGATAAATTTTGAATTCACCACACTGATCAGGGTTGGACGAACACACCACACAATTATCATGTACTCCATTCATCAATTCTGCTTCCATTAATCTAGCATGGACGACTGTTAAAAGAATCTTCAACTTGAACACATCCTTTTTCAATCCATCATCAGTTGAACTTTCTATAGCATTGACACCTGAACTATCATGTTTAGGCAAAGGATTGTTCCCCACATTTGGAACATCAGCAAAAGACAATATTTTCTGATCTATCATCTCTTGGACCCGAAGCTTGAACACCTTGCAATTCTCTATTGTATGACCCTCTGAATTAGCATGAAAGGCACatctagcattctcatcataccAAGGCTTATGTGGCTTTGGCATTAGAGGTAATGCCCTTGGCACGATAGTCCCATTCTGAATCAGATACGGTAGCAATTGAGTGTAAGTCATTGGGATAGGAGTGGTATTCACATTATTGTACTATTGATATGGCCTCTGCTGATTTGGTCGTTGCTGCTGAACTGGACGTGGTTGATTATTCTGTTGATTTCTTTGTTGATGTTGAGGTGGAGGAGCCTGGAACTGAGGTTGTGGAGCTTGATATTGAGGAACTGGAACTTGATAGTGAGGTACCGGAACTGGAATAGGAACAGGAGCAATTAGACGGTAAGGCATGGTTGGATATTGAGCAGACGCTACGTAAGGGTACTGATAATAAGGCACAGAAGCAGGAGCCTTGTATGGTGGCCTCCCCCTCTAATAATAAATGGCACTAGTCTCACCCTCCTTCCTCTTGAATccgttgaaaggcttcttcaaTATTGGTTGACTGATGGAACCTCCCTGGATTTTACCACTTTTCAGTCCTTCTTCTACTCTTTCTCCCACGATCACCATGTCAGAAAATCCTGTGGACACACTACTGATCAATCTTTCATAATATTGGCCCTGCAAGGTACACATGAAAATGTCAATTAATTCACGATCAACCAATGGTTGGGTGCACCCTTGCAACCAATTCTCTCCAGCGTTGCGCATATTCCTTGAAAGACTCACTGTCTTTCTGGGCCATACTCTGAAGCTGAGTACGGTTTGGTGCCATGTTAGTATTATATTTGTATTTCTTTGCAAATGCTTCAGCCAACTCATCCCAAGTGTGGATGTTGCTACACTCCAACTGCATGTACaaatccaaagatgccccagttAGACTGTCCTGAAAGCAATGGATCATGAGCTTATCATCTCTGGCATAGGCAGCCATTTTTCTGCAATACATTTTCAAGTGTGTGTTAGGACATGTGAGgcctttgtatttttcaaattccGGCGCTTTGAATTTTGGAG includes:
- the LOC127136828 gene encoding uncharacterized protein LOC127136828 translates to MTYTQLLPYLIQNGTIVPRALPLMPKPHKPWYDENARCAFHANSEGHTIENCKVFKLRVQEMIDQKILSFADVPNVGNNPLPKHDSSGVNAIESSTDDGLKKDVFKLKILLTVVHARLMEAELMNGVHDNCVVCSSNPDQCGEFKIYLQCLMDQRVIQFTRAKIDEDVSVIVPVFDQERLPNPFVVPYQRNVDLEPVKKIEPMVIHVPAPFSFDSTKAVPWNYEPVVYVGNKPVILKEPNVTNIAGASGVTRSGRVFAPEVIPNKESAPTVEPTKGKEVNPPETGEGSFKKAVTAEEDRELLKSIKKSDYKFLNEAYVAEDISVIQFDNVVANLNASSCLMFTDDDLPHNGREHNMALHISIQCTNVTLARVLVDTGSSLNVLPKTTLAQLNIEGVQMKPNALIVKAFDGWGTLIELPEKKDKCGLGYQPPIELFKDQKIHHGKVPSIQEIFSKAGFRSDDQVNALEDEDPDLSKMVFRGPPDAALTNWKATDVPDIVSFSK
- the LOC127136829 gene encoding uncharacterized protein LOC127136829 codes for the protein MQNYNAATLVVIPTAAQDSEAILMCRALAEKLRILEGHNSTRLSALEMCLVPDVVIPPKFKAPEFEKYKGLTCPNTHLKMYCRKMAAYARDDKLMIHCFQDSLTGASLDLYMQLECSNIHTWDELAEAFAKKYKYNTNMAPNRTQLQSMAQKDSESFKEYAQRWRELVARGQYYERLISSVSTGFSDMVIVGERVEEGLKSGKIQGGSISQPILKKPFNGFKRKEGETSAIYY